Part of the Candidatus Eisenbacteria bacterium genome is shown below.
GCGCCAGCGACCGGTTCTGCGCGGCCCAGGGTCTGACGCCGGTCCGCCTTGGACTGCCGGCGACCTGCGGAGGGTCGTGTGACGCGATCACGCTGCGCACGATGGACGACCTCGCCGACTGCTTCGTGTGCCGCCAGCGCGAGGCGACCGAGACGATGCTCGCGAACGCCGTCGGCACCGTCCCGCCCGATCTCCCGCCGAACGTTCTCGGCTCGAGCGCGCAGCGCTGCAACCGCAGCCTCGTCAACGAAACCCAGAAGGCGATCCGCAAGCTCCAGAAGAGCCTCGGGTCCTGCCAGCTGAAGGCGATCACGGCGCCCCCGCCCGTCGACTGTCCGACCAGCCTCGCCTCGAACATCTCGTCGACGATCGATCGGGTGAACAGCGAGATCGATCGCTGCGAGGACACGACCGGGATGGCAGGGTGCCTGTTCGGGCTCGTCTCCGATCCGACGTGTCTCGGGACGACGGCCGAGACGATCGCGACCGAGCTGGTCCGTACGGTCTTCGCCGCACCCTGATCCGCGCGCGATCGGACGTTTGCGCCGCCCCGTCGCGCGAGCGATAGGGGACCGCCATGGGAACCGCCTACATCGTCGACGCCGTCCGTACGCCGCGGGGGCGCGGCAAGAAGGGGAGCGGCGCGCTCTCCGGCCTCCATCCCCAGGAGCTCCTCGCCCAAGCGCTGAACGGGCTGCGCCGGACGGCCTTCGACCCGGCCGACGTCGAGGACGCGGTCATCGGCTGCGTCCAGCAGGCCGGCGAGCAGGGCGCCTGCATCGGGCGCCAGGCCGTGCTGTGCGCCGGCTGGCCGGACGTCGTGACGGGCGTCTCGCTGAATCGCTTCTGCGGCTCGGGCCTCCAGGGCGTCAACTTCGCCGCCATGGCCGTGGCGAGCGAGATGGCCGACCTCATGGTCGGCGGCGGCGTCGAGTCGATGTCGCGGGTGCCCATGGGCTCGGATCGCGGCGGGCTCGACGGCAACAACCCCGCGCTCATCGAGCGCCACCCGATCGTCCCGCAGGGGATCTCGGCCGACCTCATCGCGACGCTCGCGGGCATCTCGCGCGCCGAGTGCGACCGCTTCGCGTGGGAGAGCCAGCAGGCGACGCAGCGGGCGGTGGCCGAAGGCCGGTACAAGAGCCTCGTGCCGGTGAAGGACCTCGACGGCACGCCGCTGCTCGATCGGGACGAATACCCGCGCCCCGAGACGACCCTCGAGACGCTCGGCAACCTCGAGCCGTCGTTCCCGAAGATGATGGGCTACAGGCCGGAGATCGGCGACGGCCGGACGCTCGGCGAGCGCGTGGAGAAGCGCTACCCGCAGACCGGCGGCAAGCTCGCCCACGTGCACACGGCCGGCAACTCGTCGGGCATCGTCGACGGCGCGTCGGCGGTCCTGCTCGCCTCCGAGCGCTACGTGAAGGCGCACGGCCTGCGGCCACGCGCGAAGATCGTGGCCACGGCGACGGTCGGCGTCGAGCCGGTCATCATGTTGACGGCGCCGGGTCCGGCGGCCGAGCGGGTGCTGAAGAAGGCCCGCATGCAGGCGGGCGACATCGACCTCTGGGAGATCAACGAGGCCTTCGCCGTCGTGCCGCTGAAGACGATGCGCGACCTCGGGATCCCGCGCGAGCGCGTGAACGTGAACGGCGGCGCGATCGCCCTCGGACATCCGCTCGGTGCG
Proteins encoded:
- a CDS encoding acetyl-CoA C-acetyltransferase; the encoded protein is MGTAYIVDAVRTPRGRGKKGSGALSGLHPQELLAQALNGLRRTAFDPADVEDAVIGCVQQAGEQGACIGRQAVLCAGWPDVVTGVSLNRFCGSGLQGVNFAAMAVASEMADLMVGGGVESMSRVPMGSDRGGLDGNNPALIERHPIVPQGISADLIATLAGISRAECDRFAWESQQATQRAVAEGRYKSLVPVKDLDGTPLLDRDEYPRPETTLETLGNLEPSFPKMMGYRPEIGDGRTLGERVEKRYPQTGGKLAHVHTAGNSSGIVDGASAVLLASERYVKAHGLRPRAKIVATATVGVEPVIMLTAPGPAAERVLKKARMQAGDIDLWEINEAFAVVPLKTMRDLGIPRERVNVNGGAIALGHPLGATGGMLIGTLLDELERQDKTRGLVTMCIGGGMGIASIVERV